A genomic window from Cucumis melo cultivar AY chromosome 8, USDA_Cmelo_AY_1.0, whole genome shotgun sequence includes:
- the LOC103485240 gene encoding uncharacterized protein LOC103485240 isoform X2, which translates to MDRYQRVEKPKSENTPINENEIRITTQGRMRNYITYATTILQEKGSNEIVVKGMGRAINKTVMIAELIKRRIVGLHQNTAIGSTDITDMWEPLEEGLLPLETTRHVSMVSITLSKKELDTSSTGYQSPLPVDQVKPWNEFEDEGDGSPRIRGRGRGRGRGRGRGNYNGPSEYQGDGWDGGRGFGPRGRGRGRGRAFRGRGRGYGRQSGGYYDYGEPMAPPVPGRGRGRGRGRARGRGGYYRSDGPVQAAAA; encoded by the exons ATGGATAGGTACCAGAGAGTGGAGAAGCCCAAGTCAGAGAATACTCCTATAAACGAGAATGAGATTCGCATTACTACTCAAGGAAGGATGAGAAACTACATTACTTATGCCACCACTATTCTTCAG GAGAAAGGGTCAAACGAGATTGTTGTCAAGGGAATGGGCAGAGCTATCAATAAGACTGTTATGATTGCTGAGCTAATTAAG AGAAGGATTGTCGGTCTCCATCAGAACACAGCAATTGGATCCACTGATATAACTGACATGTGGGAGCCACTTGAAGAAGGACTTCTTCC TCTCGAGACTACAAGACATGTTTCAATGGTGTCAATTACCTTGTCCAAGAAGGAGCTAGATACATCTTCTACAGG ATACCAATCACCTCTTCCCGTTGACCAAGTGAAACCATGGAATGAATTTGAAGATGAAGGAG ATGGATCACCTAGAATAAGAGGTAGGGGACGTGGTAGAGGAAGAGGCAGGGGTAGAg GGAACTACAACGGTCCATCTGAGTATCAGGGAGATGGTTGGGATGGAGGGCGAGGTTTTGGACCTCGAGGTCGAGGACGTGGAAGAGGTCGTGCATTTCGTGGAAGGGGACGTGGTTATGGTCGCCAATCAGGGGGATATTATGATTATGGTGAACCTATGGCACCACCAGTACCGGGTCGGG GACGAGGTCGTGGCAGGGGTCGGGCTCGTGGTCGTGGTGGTTATTATCGATCCGATGGTCCAGTGCAAGCAGCTGCTGCTTGA
- the LOC103485240 gene encoding uncharacterized protein LOC103485240 isoform X1: MDRYQRVEKPKSENTPINENEIRITTQGRMRNYITYATTILQEKGSNEIVVKGMGRAINKTVMIAELIKRRIVGLHQNTAIGSTDITDMWEPLEEGLLPLETTRHVSMVSITLSKKELDTSSTGYQSPLPVDQVKPWNEFEDEGDGSPRIRGRGRGRGRGRGRGNYNGPSEYQGDGWDGGRGFGPRGRGRGRGRAFRGRGRGYGRQSGGYYDYGEPMAPPVPGRGFAGRGRGRGRARGRGGYYRSDGPVQAAAA, encoded by the exons ATGGATAGGTACCAGAGAGTGGAGAAGCCCAAGTCAGAGAATACTCCTATAAACGAGAATGAGATTCGCATTACTACTCAAGGAAGGATGAGAAACTACATTACTTATGCCACCACTATTCTTCAG GAGAAAGGGTCAAACGAGATTGTTGTCAAGGGAATGGGCAGAGCTATCAATAAGACTGTTATGATTGCTGAGCTAATTAAG AGAAGGATTGTCGGTCTCCATCAGAACACAGCAATTGGATCCACTGATATAACTGACATGTGGGAGCCACTTGAAGAAGGACTTCTTCC TCTCGAGACTACAAGACATGTTTCAATGGTGTCAATTACCTTGTCCAAGAAGGAGCTAGATACATCTTCTACAGG ATACCAATCACCTCTTCCCGTTGACCAAGTGAAACCATGGAATGAATTTGAAGATGAAGGAG ATGGATCACCTAGAATAAGAGGTAGGGGACGTGGTAGAGGAAGAGGCAGGGGTAGAg GGAACTACAACGGTCCATCTGAGTATCAGGGAGATGGTTGGGATGGAGGGCGAGGTTTTGGACCTCGAGGTCGAGGACGTGGAAGAGGTCGTGCATTTCGTGGAAGGGGACGTGGTTATGGTCGCCAATCAGGGGGATATTATGATTATGGTGAACCTATGGCACCACCAGTACCGGGTCGGG GTTTCGCAGGACGAGGTCGTGGCAGGGGTCGGGCTCGTGGTCGTGGTGGTTATTATCGATCCGATGGTCCAGTGCAAGCAGCTGCTGCTTGA
- the LOC103485239 gene encoding uncharacterized protein LOC103485239 isoform X1: protein MDFDEYDYLEKAVEEQDDRETKKPKRSESERNEKSTRKREVDEEAGSGGREDEEVKVKRSRSEHENGKEDRDHSGRARDRHRRDREEETDGGKERDKERNRTRERGSSEKERDRDRDREERDRDRHKEKERERDKDRKDKERDRERHKEKDRERDKDRRDKEKEREREREKEKERERRDRERREREREEERSRRSRSRSVREREREVDVRESRRMKEKKDTAEPEADPERDQRTVFAYQMPLKATERDVYEFFSKAGKVRDVRLIMDRNSRRSKGVGYVEFYDAMSVPMAIALSGQLLLGQPVMVKPSEAEKNLVQSNTSGASGAGPYGAVDRKLYVGNLHFNMTETHLREIFEAFGPVELVQLPLDLESGHCKGFGFVQFAHLEHAKAAQSLNGKLEIAGRTIKVSSVTDHIGAQESVAKSNDLDDDEGGGLVGALNAQSRALLMQKLDRTGIATSIAGSLGAPVLNGSAPNQRSTSLPLNGQAAVAAPVLPANFTPPVLQSVGSPSECLLLKNMFDPSTETAPDFDMEIKEDVEEECSKYGHVKHIYVDKYFRNRDGKKLLMPSWMGESYFPYLILGWLWKGLSYAEISLAHALSQIYKYT from the exons ATGGACTTCGACGAGTACGATTATTTGGAGAAAGCCGTGGAGGAGCAGGATGATAGGGAGACGAAGAAACCAAAGAGGAGCGAGAGTGAGAGGAACGAGAAAAGCACCAGGAAGAGAGAGGTAGACGAGGAAGCTGGATCCGGTGGTCGCGAGGACGAGGAGGTGAAGGTCAAGCGGTCAAGAAGCGAGCATGAAAATGGGAAGGAGGATAGGGATCACTCGGGGCGAGCGAGGGATCGGCATCGAAGAGACAGAGAGGAGGAAACAGACGGGGGAAAAGAGAGGGATAAAGAAAGGAATCGCACGAGAGAGAGGGGTAGCAGTGAGAAGGAAAGGGATAGAGACAGGGATAGAGAGGAGAGAGATAGAGATAGACATAAGGAGAAGGAGAGGGAGAGAGACAAGGATAGAAAGGATAAGGAAAGAGATAGAGAGAGGCATAAGGAGAAGGACAGAGAGAGGGACAAGGATAGGAGGGACAAGGAgaaggagagggagagggagagggagaaggagaaagaaagagagaggagAGACAGGGAGAGGAGGGAGCGGGAGAGGGAAGAGGAGAGATCGAGGCGAAGCAGAAGCCGGTCCGTTCGGGAGCGAGAACGTGAAGTTGATGTGAGGGAAAGCAG GAGaatgaaggaaaagaaagacaCGGCAGAGCCTGAAGCGGATCCAGAGAGGGATCAAAGAACTGTATTTGCTTATCAG ATGCCTTTGAAGGCCACGGAGAGAGATGTTTATGAATTCTTTTCAAAAGCGGGAAAG GTGAGAGATGTCCGGCTGATCATGGACAGAAATTCTAGACGGTCAAAAGGAGTTGG GTATGTTGAATTTTATGATGCGATGTCTGTGCCTATGGCTATTGCTCTCTCTGGTCAACTACTTCTTGGGCAACCTGTAATGGTTAAACCTTCGGAGGCTGAAAAGAATCTTGTTCAATCAAATACGTCGGGGGCCTCTGGTGCTGGTCCATATGGAGCAGTAGACAGGAAACTATATGTTGGAAATCTACATTTTAATATGACAGAGACTCACCTTCGAGAG ATTTTTGAAGCATTTGGTCCTGTGGAGCTTGTGCAGTTACCTCTTGACCTTGAGTCCGGTCACTGTAAGGGTTTTGGATTTGTTCAA TTTGCCCATCTAGAGCATGCAAAGGCTGCACAAAGCTTGAATGGGAAATTAGAAATTGCTGGCCGAACCATCAAG GTTTCATCTGTAACAGATCACATTGGAGCACAAGAGAGCGTTGCAAAATCAAACGACCTTGATGATGATGAAGGGGGCGGTCTGGTTGGT GCATTGAATGCTCAATCAAGAGCTCTGCTTATGCAGAAGCTTGACCGCACTGGCATCGCTACTAG TATTGCAGGATCTCTTGGAGCTCCAGTGTTGAATGGGTCAGCCCCAAATCAGAGATCTACGAGTTTGCCTCTAAATGGTCAAGCTGCAGTTGCTGCACCAGTACTTCCAGCGAATTTTACTCCACCTGTTTTACAATCTGTTGGCAGTCCTAGTGAATGTTTACTACTGAAAAACATGTTTGATCCTTCGACGGAG ACGGCACCAGATTTTGACATGGAGATCAAAGAAGATGTTGAAGAGGAGTGTTCTAAATACGGTCACGTTAAACATATATATGTGGATAA ATACTTCCGGAATAGGGATGGAAAAAAATTACTAATGCCTTCATGGATGGGAGAATCTTATTTTCCCTATTTAATTTTAGGCTGGTTATGGAAAGGGCTATCTTATGCTGAAATTAGCCTTGCTCATGCATTATcacaaatttataaatatacttGA
- the LOC103485239 gene encoding uncharacterized protein LOC103485239 isoform X4, translating into MDFDEYDYLEKAVEEQDDRETKKPKRSESERNEKSTRKREVDEEAGSGGREDEEVKVKRSRSEHENGKEDRDHSGRARDRHRRDREEETDGGKERDKERNRTRERGSSEKERDRDRDREERDRDRHKEKERERDKDRKDKERDRERHKEKDRERDKDRRDKEKEREREREKEKERERRDRERREREREEERSRRSRSRSVREREREVDVRESRRMKEKKDTAEPEADPERDQRTVFAYQMPLKATERDVYEFFSKAGKVRDVRLIMDRNSRRSKGVGYVEFYDAMSVPMAIALSGQLLLGQPVMVKPSEAEKNLVQSNTSGASGAGPYGAVDRKLYVGNLHFNMTETHLREIFEAFGPVELVQLPLDLESGHCKGFGFVQFAHLEHAKAAQSLNGKLEIAGRTIKVSSVTDHIGAQESVAKSNDLDDDEGGGLALNAQSRALLMQKLDRTGIATSIAGSLGAPVLNGSAPNQRSTSLPLNGQAAVAAPVLPANFTPPVLQSVGSPSECLLLKNMFDPSTETAPDFDMEIKEDVEEECSKYGHVKHIYVDKNSAGCVYLQYDTVEAAVNAQRAMHLRWFAGRQISVLFMQPQVYEAKFIGA; encoded by the exons ATGGACTTCGACGAGTACGATTATTTGGAGAAAGCCGTGGAGGAGCAGGATGATAGGGAGACGAAGAAACCAAAGAGGAGCGAGAGTGAGAGGAACGAGAAAAGCACCAGGAAGAGAGAGGTAGACGAGGAAGCTGGATCCGGTGGTCGCGAGGACGAGGAGGTGAAGGTCAAGCGGTCAAGAAGCGAGCATGAAAATGGGAAGGAGGATAGGGATCACTCGGGGCGAGCGAGGGATCGGCATCGAAGAGACAGAGAGGAGGAAACAGACGGGGGAAAAGAGAGGGATAAAGAAAGGAATCGCACGAGAGAGAGGGGTAGCAGTGAGAAGGAAAGGGATAGAGACAGGGATAGAGAGGAGAGAGATAGAGATAGACATAAGGAGAAGGAGAGGGAGAGAGACAAGGATAGAAAGGATAAGGAAAGAGATAGAGAGAGGCATAAGGAGAAGGACAGAGAGAGGGACAAGGATAGGAGGGACAAGGAgaaggagagggagagggagagggagaaggagaaagaaagagagaggagAGACAGGGAGAGGAGGGAGCGGGAGAGGGAAGAGGAGAGATCGAGGCGAAGCAGAAGCCGGTCCGTTCGGGAGCGAGAACGTGAAGTTGATGTGAGGGAAAGCAG GAGaatgaaggaaaagaaagacaCGGCAGAGCCTGAAGCGGATCCAGAGAGGGATCAAAGAACTGTATTTGCTTATCAG ATGCCTTTGAAGGCCACGGAGAGAGATGTTTATGAATTCTTTTCAAAAGCGGGAAAG GTGAGAGATGTCCGGCTGATCATGGACAGAAATTCTAGACGGTCAAAAGGAGTTGG GTATGTTGAATTTTATGATGCGATGTCTGTGCCTATGGCTATTGCTCTCTCTGGTCAACTACTTCTTGGGCAACCTGTAATGGTTAAACCTTCGGAGGCTGAAAAGAATCTTGTTCAATCAAATACGTCGGGGGCCTCTGGTGCTGGTCCATATGGAGCAGTAGACAGGAAACTATATGTTGGAAATCTACATTTTAATATGACAGAGACTCACCTTCGAGAG ATTTTTGAAGCATTTGGTCCTGTGGAGCTTGTGCAGTTACCTCTTGACCTTGAGTCCGGTCACTGTAAGGGTTTTGGATTTGTTCAA TTTGCCCATCTAGAGCATGCAAAGGCTGCACAAAGCTTGAATGGGAAATTAGAAATTGCTGGCCGAACCATCAAG GTTTCATCTGTAACAGATCACATTGGAGCACAAGAGAGCGTTGCAAAATCAAACGACCTTGATGATGATGAAGGGGGCGGTCTG GCATTGAATGCTCAATCAAGAGCTCTGCTTATGCAGAAGCTTGACCGCACTGGCATCGCTACTAG TATTGCAGGATCTCTTGGAGCTCCAGTGTTGAATGGGTCAGCCCCAAATCAGAGATCTACGAGTTTGCCTCTAAATGGTCAAGCTGCAGTTGCTGCACCAGTACTTCCAGCGAATTTTACTCCACCTGTTTTACAATCTGTTGGCAGTCCTAGTGAATGTTTACTACTGAAAAACATGTTTGATCCTTCGACGGAG ACGGCACCAGATTTTGACATGGAGATCAAAGAAGATGTTGAAGAGGAGTGTTCTAAATACGGTCACGTTAAACATATATATGTGGATAA AAATAGCGCGGGATGTGTGTATCTGCAGTATGATACCGTGGAAGCGGCCGTAAATGCTCAACGTGCGATGCACCTGAGATGGTTCGCAGGCAGACAGATATCAGTTTTATTCATG CAACCACAGGTGTATGAAGCTAAGTTTATAGGAGCTTGA
- the LOC103485239 gene encoding uncharacterized protein LOC103485239 isoform X3: MDFDEYDYLEKAVEEQDDRETKKPKRSESERNEKSTRKREVDEEAGSGGREDEEVKVKRSRSEHENGKEDRDHSGRARDRHRRDREEETDGGKERDKERNRTRERGSSEKERDRDRDREERDRDRHKEKERERDKDRKDKERDRERHKEKDRERDKDRRDKEKEREREREKEKERERRDRERREREREEERSRRSRSRSVREREREVDVRESRRMKEKKDTAEPEADPERDQRTVFAYQMPLKATERDVYEFFSKAGKVRDVRLIMDRNSRRSKGVGYVEFYDAMSVPMAIALSGQLLLGQPVMVKPSEAEKNLVQSNTSGASGAGPYGAVDRKLYVGNLHFNMTETHLREIFEAFGPVELVQLPLDLESGHCKGFGFVQFAHLEHAKAAQSLNGKLEIAGRTIKVSSVTDHIGAQESVAKSNDLDDDEGGGLALNAQSRALLMQKLDRTGIATSIAGSLGAPVLNGSAPNQRSTSLPLNGQAAVAAPVLPANFTPPVLQSVGSPSECLLLKNMFDPSTETAPDFDMEIKEDVEEECSKYGHVKHIYVDKYFRNRDGKKLLMPSWMGESYFPYLILGWLWKGLSYAEISLAHALSQIYKYT, encoded by the exons ATGGACTTCGACGAGTACGATTATTTGGAGAAAGCCGTGGAGGAGCAGGATGATAGGGAGACGAAGAAACCAAAGAGGAGCGAGAGTGAGAGGAACGAGAAAAGCACCAGGAAGAGAGAGGTAGACGAGGAAGCTGGATCCGGTGGTCGCGAGGACGAGGAGGTGAAGGTCAAGCGGTCAAGAAGCGAGCATGAAAATGGGAAGGAGGATAGGGATCACTCGGGGCGAGCGAGGGATCGGCATCGAAGAGACAGAGAGGAGGAAACAGACGGGGGAAAAGAGAGGGATAAAGAAAGGAATCGCACGAGAGAGAGGGGTAGCAGTGAGAAGGAAAGGGATAGAGACAGGGATAGAGAGGAGAGAGATAGAGATAGACATAAGGAGAAGGAGAGGGAGAGAGACAAGGATAGAAAGGATAAGGAAAGAGATAGAGAGAGGCATAAGGAGAAGGACAGAGAGAGGGACAAGGATAGGAGGGACAAGGAgaaggagagggagagggagagggagaaggagaaagaaagagagaggagAGACAGGGAGAGGAGGGAGCGGGAGAGGGAAGAGGAGAGATCGAGGCGAAGCAGAAGCCGGTCCGTTCGGGAGCGAGAACGTGAAGTTGATGTGAGGGAAAGCAG GAGaatgaaggaaaagaaagacaCGGCAGAGCCTGAAGCGGATCCAGAGAGGGATCAAAGAACTGTATTTGCTTATCAG ATGCCTTTGAAGGCCACGGAGAGAGATGTTTATGAATTCTTTTCAAAAGCGGGAAAG GTGAGAGATGTCCGGCTGATCATGGACAGAAATTCTAGACGGTCAAAAGGAGTTGG GTATGTTGAATTTTATGATGCGATGTCTGTGCCTATGGCTATTGCTCTCTCTGGTCAACTACTTCTTGGGCAACCTGTAATGGTTAAACCTTCGGAGGCTGAAAAGAATCTTGTTCAATCAAATACGTCGGGGGCCTCTGGTGCTGGTCCATATGGAGCAGTAGACAGGAAACTATATGTTGGAAATCTACATTTTAATATGACAGAGACTCACCTTCGAGAG ATTTTTGAAGCATTTGGTCCTGTGGAGCTTGTGCAGTTACCTCTTGACCTTGAGTCCGGTCACTGTAAGGGTTTTGGATTTGTTCAA TTTGCCCATCTAGAGCATGCAAAGGCTGCACAAAGCTTGAATGGGAAATTAGAAATTGCTGGCCGAACCATCAAG GTTTCATCTGTAACAGATCACATTGGAGCACAAGAGAGCGTTGCAAAATCAAACGACCTTGATGATGATGAAGGGGGCGGTCTG GCATTGAATGCTCAATCAAGAGCTCTGCTTATGCAGAAGCTTGACCGCACTGGCATCGCTACTAG TATTGCAGGATCTCTTGGAGCTCCAGTGTTGAATGGGTCAGCCCCAAATCAGAGATCTACGAGTTTGCCTCTAAATGGTCAAGCTGCAGTTGCTGCACCAGTACTTCCAGCGAATTTTACTCCACCTGTTTTACAATCTGTTGGCAGTCCTAGTGAATGTTTACTACTGAAAAACATGTTTGATCCTTCGACGGAG ACGGCACCAGATTTTGACATGGAGATCAAAGAAGATGTTGAAGAGGAGTGTTCTAAATACGGTCACGTTAAACATATATATGTGGATAA ATACTTCCGGAATAGGGATGGAAAAAAATTACTAATGCCTTCATGGATGGGAGAATCTTATTTTCCCTATTTAATTTTAGGCTGGTTATGGAAAGGGCTATCTTATGCTGAAATTAGCCTTGCTCATGCATTATcacaaatttataaatatacttGA
- the LOC103485239 gene encoding uncharacterized protein LOC103485239 isoform X2, which translates to MDFDEYDYLEKAVEEQDDRETKKPKRSESERNEKSTRKREVDEEAGSGGREDEEVKVKRSRSEHENGKEDRDHSGRARDRHRRDREEETDGGKERDKERNRTRERGSSEKERDRDRDREERDRDRHKEKERERDKDRKDKERDRERHKEKDRERDKDRRDKEKEREREREKEKERERRDRERREREREEERSRRSRSRSVREREREVDVRESRRMKEKKDTAEPEADPERDQRTVFAYQMPLKATERDVYEFFSKAGKVRDVRLIMDRNSRRSKGVGYVEFYDAMSVPMAIALSGQLLLGQPVMVKPSEAEKNLVQSNTSGASGAGPYGAVDRKLYVGNLHFNMTETHLREIFEAFGPVELVQLPLDLESGHCKGFGFVQFAHLEHAKAAQSLNGKLEIAGRTIKVSSVTDHIGAQESVAKSNDLDDDEGGGLVGALNAQSRALLMQKLDRTGIATSIAGSLGAPVLNGSAPNQRSTSLPLNGQAAVAAPVLPANFTPPVLQSVGSPSECLLLKNMFDPSTETAPDFDMEIKEDVEEECSKYGHVKHIYVDKNSAGCVYLQYDTVEAAVNAQRAMHLRWFAGRQISVLFMQPQVYEAKFIGA; encoded by the exons ATGGACTTCGACGAGTACGATTATTTGGAGAAAGCCGTGGAGGAGCAGGATGATAGGGAGACGAAGAAACCAAAGAGGAGCGAGAGTGAGAGGAACGAGAAAAGCACCAGGAAGAGAGAGGTAGACGAGGAAGCTGGATCCGGTGGTCGCGAGGACGAGGAGGTGAAGGTCAAGCGGTCAAGAAGCGAGCATGAAAATGGGAAGGAGGATAGGGATCACTCGGGGCGAGCGAGGGATCGGCATCGAAGAGACAGAGAGGAGGAAACAGACGGGGGAAAAGAGAGGGATAAAGAAAGGAATCGCACGAGAGAGAGGGGTAGCAGTGAGAAGGAAAGGGATAGAGACAGGGATAGAGAGGAGAGAGATAGAGATAGACATAAGGAGAAGGAGAGGGAGAGAGACAAGGATAGAAAGGATAAGGAAAGAGATAGAGAGAGGCATAAGGAGAAGGACAGAGAGAGGGACAAGGATAGGAGGGACAAGGAgaaggagagggagagggagagggagaaggagaaagaaagagagaggagAGACAGGGAGAGGAGGGAGCGGGAGAGGGAAGAGGAGAGATCGAGGCGAAGCAGAAGCCGGTCCGTTCGGGAGCGAGAACGTGAAGTTGATGTGAGGGAAAGCAG GAGaatgaaggaaaagaaagacaCGGCAGAGCCTGAAGCGGATCCAGAGAGGGATCAAAGAACTGTATTTGCTTATCAG ATGCCTTTGAAGGCCACGGAGAGAGATGTTTATGAATTCTTTTCAAAAGCGGGAAAG GTGAGAGATGTCCGGCTGATCATGGACAGAAATTCTAGACGGTCAAAAGGAGTTGG GTATGTTGAATTTTATGATGCGATGTCTGTGCCTATGGCTATTGCTCTCTCTGGTCAACTACTTCTTGGGCAACCTGTAATGGTTAAACCTTCGGAGGCTGAAAAGAATCTTGTTCAATCAAATACGTCGGGGGCCTCTGGTGCTGGTCCATATGGAGCAGTAGACAGGAAACTATATGTTGGAAATCTACATTTTAATATGACAGAGACTCACCTTCGAGAG ATTTTTGAAGCATTTGGTCCTGTGGAGCTTGTGCAGTTACCTCTTGACCTTGAGTCCGGTCACTGTAAGGGTTTTGGATTTGTTCAA TTTGCCCATCTAGAGCATGCAAAGGCTGCACAAAGCTTGAATGGGAAATTAGAAATTGCTGGCCGAACCATCAAG GTTTCATCTGTAACAGATCACATTGGAGCACAAGAGAGCGTTGCAAAATCAAACGACCTTGATGATGATGAAGGGGGCGGTCTGGTTGGT GCATTGAATGCTCAATCAAGAGCTCTGCTTATGCAGAAGCTTGACCGCACTGGCATCGCTACTAG TATTGCAGGATCTCTTGGAGCTCCAGTGTTGAATGGGTCAGCCCCAAATCAGAGATCTACGAGTTTGCCTCTAAATGGTCAAGCTGCAGTTGCTGCACCAGTACTTCCAGCGAATTTTACTCCACCTGTTTTACAATCTGTTGGCAGTCCTAGTGAATGTTTACTACTGAAAAACATGTTTGATCCTTCGACGGAG ACGGCACCAGATTTTGACATGGAGATCAAAGAAGATGTTGAAGAGGAGTGTTCTAAATACGGTCACGTTAAACATATATATGTGGATAA AAATAGCGCGGGATGTGTGTATCTGCAGTATGATACCGTGGAAGCGGCCGTAAATGCTCAACGTGCGATGCACCTGAGATGGTTCGCAGGCAGACAGATATCAGTTTTATTCATG CAACCACAGGTGTATGAAGCTAAGTTTATAGGAGCTTGA